The genomic window AGCGAGCCCTACGGTTAGCGTAATCAAGGCAAGCAAACTGAGCAAGCCTTTTGCGATCTTTAGATAGCGGTTCATTTTGCACCTCCATACTTCGTGCCTGAAGGGCGATCCGAAACGGGCCCAACGACAAAGCTCAGCCGCGCCGCCGAAGGCGGCGTCGGCTGGAGCGAGTGGTTATTAGAATGTCGTTGCGGTTGGGCGCGGAGTGTGCTATCCTGATCGCGATGAGTGACGGGAACGCACCGGGACGGAGCGTGTGGGCGAGCCGCCGCGGCCTATGGGATGGTCCCTGACCAAGCCCGCTTGTGTTATTTGGCTCCCCGTCGCATACTCTCATCTGGGACAGCCTCTCTTCGCTGAGCCCGCATCGGTAGTTGAACCGCCTGCCCCAAACACCTGCACTTGCGTAACCGCAGGTGCAAGTGTCCGCGCCCAACCCTATCTTATGGAGGCTCACATGGACAACTCTCTCTCACCGCGCTTCGTCGGCATTGACCTGCACAAACATTTTGCCGTCGTCGCCGCCGTCAACGCTCAGCAACGCCTCGTCCTGCCACCCACGCGCCGCATTGACCTCGACGAGTTCCCTGCCTGGGCGCCCACCCATCTCTACCCCACCGATGTCGTCGTCCTCGAAGCCACCAGCAACGCCTGGTGGCTCTACGACCTCATCGCCCCTCTCGTCCAGCGCGTCGTCATCGCCAACGCACTCCAGGTCAAGTGGATCGCGCACGCCGCCGTTAAAACCGACAAACATGACGCCGTTCGCCTCGCCAAACTCCTCGCCGCCAATCTCATCCCAGAGGTCTGGGTGCCACCCCTCACGTCCGCGAACTCCGTGCCCTCCTCGCCCATCGTCGCGCCCTGGTCAAACAGCGCACCGCCGTCAAGAACCGCCTCCACAGCGTTCTCCATCGCCATCACGTTAACCCGCCCACTGGCGACCTCTTTGCCGACCACAACCGCGATTGGTGGCTCGCCCTCGACCTTCCACCTACCGAACGGCTGCGCACCCACCAGGACATCGCTACCCTCGACCACATCGAACATCTCCTGGCCGACCTGGACGCCGAACTCGCCCGCCTCAGCACCCAGCCGCCCTGGAACGAGTTCGTGCCGCTCTTAATCCAAATCCCCGGCCTGGCCCTGCTCAGCGCTATGACCGTCCTGGCGGCCATCGGCGACATCTCCCGTTTCCCCACCGACAAGCAGCTCGTCGGCTATGCCGGCTTGGGGGCTGGCGTTCGGCACAGTGGCAAGTCACACCACGACGGCCACATCTCCAAACAGGGCCGCCGTGACCTGCGCCGGGTGCTCATCGAGGCAGCCTGGAGTGCCGTCAACACCCATCCCTACTGGAAGAGCCAGTTCGCCCGCCTGTGCCGCCACAAGCCGCAAGGCGTTGCCATCGTGGCCATCGCCCGCAAACTCCTCGTCGCCATCTGGCACATCCTCTCCGAACGCGTCGCCGATTGCCACGCCGAACCCGCGATGGTCGCCTGCAAACTGCTGCGCTGGTCCTGGCAACTCACCGACGAGCAGCGCGGCGGCCTCACCTCCCGCCAGTTCGTCCGTTACGGCCTCTTGCGCCTGCAGCTTGGCCACGACCTCAAAGACCTGACCTACGGCGGCAAGCCGCGCGGTCTGGCCCCGGTCGACGAAATCCTGGCCCTCTTCCCTGAGTTGGCCCCTCTGGCCTGATCGGGAAGCGGCCCCAATTGCATAGCACCTTTCGAGCCCGCGCCGCGAAAAAAGTGGGCGCTGGGGAGGGGGGAGGTATGTCTTATGCCCGCCTGATCGAGCGGGAATGGAATTGGACAAAGATTTTTTGGATAAAGAGGAACTGGAGGGATTCACCCGGCGGGTCGCGGAATCCCGGCCGGGCATCGCGGAAATCGCCGCATGGCGGAGAACCCACACCGCCCCCGAAGACCGGGAGCCTCCCCGGCTCCCTGCGACCCGCTGCAAACCCCTCCTCTTCGAGCGCCCCAGCCGCTTTCTCACTTCCCGCAGGTTGTTGCAGACCGCCTTCGGACGCCGAGCCCCCGCGAGGGGGCCTGCACGATGCCGGCGAACAGCCTGCGCTACGCCAAAACCGCATCGTTTCCCGTGAGTTGCGTCATGTAAGTCATGCTATGGATCATCCGCCGCGGAATGGCGAGGCCCTGCGCTTAGGAGGCCACCCATTGCAAGATTTCCTCGGCGAGACGGAGGCGCGCGGCGGGATCCAGAATGCGGATATCGGTGACCAGCGGGCGGATCCCCATGGCCTCCACCGCGGGGGCCAGGGCGGCATCGGCGCGATCGAGCACAAAGCCGTCCAGGAAGGACCGATAGCATCGGGCGACGCCGAGAGCGGAAGGGGCCTCTCCCAGCTCGGCCATCATTTTGGCCGCCGGCCCTTTCAGCGCCTGCCCGCCGATGATGGGCGAGACCGCCACGACGGTTCGATCCTGCAGCAGCTCCCGAACGCCCGGAAGGGCCAGGATGGGGCCGATGCTCACATACGGATTCGAGGGGGCGATCACCACCAGATCCGCCTTCTCCAGGGCGGCCTGGGCCTCCGGAGATAGCCGCGCCCCTTCCAGGCCTTCCCAGCGAAAGCCCCGCACCCGCGGCTGGCACCCCCGGCGCACGAAGTAATCCTGAAACGGCAGCGGCCCCTCCTCCGTGTCCACGATCGTCCGCACCGGCTCGTCGCTCATCGGCCAGATGGCGACCTCCACCCTTAGGGCGCGGCGAAGGCGGGCGGTGACCTCGCTCAGCCGCAGGCCCTGACGCAACAGGAACGTGCGATAAACGTGAGTGGCCAGATCCCGATCCCCAACCCGGAACCACGTCTCCCCACCGTATCGCCCCAGCATCTCCAGCGCTCCCCAGGTATCCCCCCGGATCCCCCATCCGGTCTCCGGGTTGGCGATCCCGGCCAGGGTATACATCACGGTATCGAGATCCGGGCACACCACCAGGCCATGCCATTCGAAATCATCGCCGGTGTTCACGATCACCGTGAGATCCTGCGGCGGCACCGCGCGGGCGAACCCCTCCGCCATCCGCGCGCCGCCCACCCCTCCGGCCAGAACCACGATCCGCATGGCGCATCCCTCCTCTTGGATCTCGCTCCGGGCAGTGGAGTGCGGTGCCTAGGCACCGCACTCCGTTCCGCGCCGCTCCCGACCCGATCCGGATTTGGCAGGATCCCTTCCGACCGCTATGATGGAGACCAGAAGGTGCCCATCCTTTCCCCCATCCCCCAGGAGGAGCCCTTCACCTGCGGGAGGATCCCAGCGGTCCGTATCCGGAACCGAACGCGTCATCGACAGAGCATCCTGTGCTGTCCGGAGCGCCCATGTCCCTGATCGAGGAAATCAAATCCCGACTGGATATCGTCGAGATCATCGGCGAGAGCGTCCCGCTGCGCCGCTCGGGGAAGAACTATATCGGGTTCTGCCCTTTTCATCATAATGTGCGCACGCCGGCCTTTGTGGTTTTCCCCGATACCCAGACATGGCGGTGTTTCGGCGCCTGCAACACCGGCGGGGATGTCTTCCAGTTCGTGATGCGGCGGGACGGGCTGACCTTCGCGGAGGCCCTGCGGGTCCTGGCGCAACGGGCTGGCATCCCCCTCGAGCCGAAGACGCCGGAGGCCGAGGCCCGGGAGCGGGAGCGCGCGCGCCTCCGCGAGGTCCTGGAGGCCGCGGCCCTGTTCTATCAACACCAGCTCCGTCACAGCCCGGAGGCGGAGCCCGCGCGGGCATATCTGGCCGCCCGGGGGCTTACTCCCGAAACCATCGAGGGCTTCGGCCTGGGGTATAGCCCCAGCGCCTGGCATGCGCTCATCGATTTCATGCGCCACCGGGGCTTTTCGATGGAAGCCCTTCAGGCCGCCGGCCTGGCAGTGATCCGGGAGGACGGCACGGCCTTCGATCGGTTCCGGGGCCGCCTGATGATCCCGATCCGCGATCCTCAGGGCCATGTGATCGGCTTCGGAGCCCGGGCGCTGGGGGGCGAGGAGCCGAAGTATCTCAATTCCCCCCAGACGCTCCTTTTCGACAAAAGCGCGGTGCTCTTCGCGCTGGATCGGGCCCGCGCGGAGATCCGACGGACCGGCGTGGCGGTGATCGTCGAAGGGTATTTCGATGCGATCATGGCCCATCAGGCAGGCTTCACCAACGTGGTGGCTGCGCTGGGAACCCGCCTCAGCGAGGCCCAGCTGCGCCTGCTGAGCCGCGGGCTGAAGCGCCTGGTGCTGGCCCTGGACGCCGACCCGGCCGGGATGCACGCGGTGTTGCGAGGGCTGGCCTCGGCCCGCGAGGCCTTCCCCGAGACCACCCTGGAGCTCAGCCCTCGGGGATGGATCCACCTGAGCGGTCAGCTCGGAGTGGACCTGCGGGTGCTGTCCCTGCCGGAAGGCGTGGATCCCGATGAGCTCATCCGCCGCGATCCTCAGGAATGGGCCCGGGCAGTGGAGAGCGCGCGCCCGGTCATCGCCTTCCTCCTGGATTACCTGGCCGCGCAGCATCGCCTGGAGGATCCGAAAGGGAAAGCCGCCTTCGTGCGGGAGATCGTTCCCATCCTCGCCGCCATCCCGGATCCGGTGGAGCGGGATGTTTACATCCAGCAGGCCGCCCGCATGGCCCGGCTGAACGAGCGGGTGCTGCTGGAGCAGGTCACCAGCCATCGCATGAGCGGGCATGAGCGGCGGGCCCGCAAGGGATCGGCGGCGCTTCTGGCCTCCGCCCCCGAGAAACCCCGAACAGGCCTCGAGGCTTTCGGAAGCGGAACGGAGGCAGAGGCGACCCTGCTGGTCATGCTGGGCATAGGGCCTGACCTCCTGCCCTACCTGAACGTCCGCTTCGCCGAGCTGGGCCTGGAGCCGCTTACCGAAGAGGATTTCCTGGATTCCACCCACCGGGCCCTCTTCCGGAACCTAACGGAGTTCGGACCGGTGGAGGATTGGCCGGAGGAGGCGACGGATCCCCAGCGCCCCGGGCTGCTCCGAACCTTGTGG from Thermoflexus sp. includes these protein-coding regions:
- the dnaG gene encoding DNA primase, translated to MSLIEEIKSRLDIVEIIGESVPLRRSGKNYIGFCPFHHNVRTPAFVVFPDTQTWRCFGACNTGGDVFQFVMRRDGLTFAEALRVLAQRAGIPLEPKTPEAEARERERARLREVLEAAALFYQHQLRHSPEAEPARAYLAARGLTPETIEGFGLGYSPSAWHALIDFMRHRGFSMEALQAAGLAVIREDGTAFDRFRGRLMIPIRDPQGHVIGFGARALGGEEPKYLNSPQTLLFDKSAVLFALDRARAEIRRTGVAVIVEGYFDAIMAHQAGFTNVVAALGTRLSEAQLRLLSRGLKRLVLALDADPAGMHAVLRGLASAREAFPETTLELSPRGWIHLSGQLGVDLRVLSLPEGVDPDELIRRDPQEWARAVESARPVIAFLLDYLAAQHRLEDPKGKAAFVREIVPILAAIPDPVERDVYIQQAARMARLNERVLLEQVTSHRMSGHERRARKGSAALLASAPEKPRTGLEAFGSGTEAEATLLVMLGIGPDLLPYLNVRFAELGLEPLTEEDFLDSTHRALFRNLTEFGPVEDWPEEATDPQRPGLLRTLWLELLQRRGPLLRGFDPEDKRWAEEALRLALWLREQRLKGILEELQALAESVPDWPQDEFMAKWQTLAEELNQTQRFRYRRWTMDDPLSTTVRR
- the cofD gene encoding 2-phospho-L-lactate transferase; its protein translation is MRIVVLAGGVGGARMAEGFARAVPPQDLTVIVNTGDDFEWHGLVVCPDLDTVMYTLAGIANPETGWGIRGDTWGALEMLGRYGGETWFRVGDRDLATHVYRTFLLRQGLRLSEVTARLRRALRVEVAIWPMSDEPVRTIVDTEEGPLPFQDYFVRRGCQPRVRGFRWEGLEGARLSPEAQAALEKADLVVIAPSNPYVSIGPILALPGVRELLQDRTVVAVSPIIGGQALKGPAAKMMAELGEAPSALGVARCYRSFLDGFVLDRADAALAPAVEAMGIRPLVTDIRILDPAARLRLAEEILQWVAS
- a CDS encoding IS110 family transposase — translated: MVKQRTAVKNRLHSVLHRHHVNPPTGDLFADHNRDWWLALDLPPTERLRTHQDIATLDHIEHLLADLDAELARLSTQPPWNEFVPLLIQIPGLALLSAMTVLAAIGDISRFPTDKQLVGYAGLGAGVRHSGKSHHDGHISKQGRRDLRRVLIEAAWSAVNTHPYWKSQFARLCRHKPQGVAIVAIARKLLVAIWHILSERVADCHAEPAMVACKLLRWSWQLTDEQRGGLTSRQFVRYGLLRLQLGHDLKDLTYGGKPRGLAPVDEILALFPELAPLA